TCACATCAACTTTGGACCTCTTTTAATTTTCATGACATCCTTAAAGATAGCTTTTCCATACCATGATTTCTTTGTACACTCAACGCCAAAGTTCCAAGAGGGGGATAAGTTTTAACAAAAGACTCATGTTACCTGCAAAACATCTCGTCTATAATGGAGTTTAGCGGACAAAATCATTCTCCGATCTAGGTTGGataaattttcttcattcaatAAACTGAGAGATCTgcatcttttttccaaaaaaggtTTTCGGGTAAAGAGACCTACAAATATTTCCATGATACTTAGAAGCTATATTCAAATGCCAATGATTCCCAGAAGGAGATAAAAGAACCATTCACAACAGACCAATCAGGTAGTAGTAGTGCTACATATTGTCAACAGTTTTGTGACAAGATTTCCTGAGCCGCCCCACTGTGAAAACCGACCACTCTCTGCTTGCTCTGGGTGGCCGGCATATGCCTTCTAATACAAATTTAGCATCTCAGTTGCTTTCGTTGGTTTAATTTACTGAGGTTGCTCCCCGTCTTAATCATCAACTGCTTGCTTCCTATACGAAACAAGGCTTCATCCACTACCTACAACATGTACACTGAAGAAACttataataatatgaaaaataacGAAAATAGAGACAAAAGGTTTTTAAGGATATATAGTTCGGTGTTAGACATCTATGTCGATGATTAGAAAGTGTTAcactacaaaaacaaaacttccgggagagagaaaaagattGAAGCTAAAAAAAATGCTCAATGAAGAACATATAAGAGATTTCAAGGCTTTTGAAACTGAGTACCCACAACTAACTAGCAAACGCTGAGCACTTGAACTATATAGCTTCTAATGTATAATTAGAGTCTAATGTATAATTGGAGTCTAATTTAGAGTCTTTTTATCCTTCCCTCAAACACTAATCAGCCAAGAGATTCGAACTACGCTCAactattgttttaattttacaCTGGTTGCCGTGACTTGTTTTAAGTTGTTTACCGtattagacattttttttttaaaaaaaaaaaaaacttaaaacacgtcacatcAGTCAGCGtaataaataagtgtaaaaagtagtattattatttataatctCAAAAAAGCACATTTTAATGTAAAGATCATGTGAATTTATATGTTGAATTTGTTACTATCATATATGTTCTCTAAAAGACCATGAATGCATGTAAAAATAGGTGATGCTTTATCAATCTTAATGTGCCGTCTTGTCAAAGTCAAATGCATAATTAGaatctaattaatattattatgaagCCATGGACCACTTTGGATTGATAAGAAAGCCAACCAATTCGAGCAAAGATGGGTGATGTGTTATcaattaatgcttttttttctttttctttttcctttgacATTCCAAGTTCTAAAGAACGGATCCACCTCAACACGAGTGCctataaaacttaattaataaaCAAGCATAACAAATTCTACTTTGCTGATTTTAGGTTGGAACAGAACAGCAAATTAATTAAGTAGAAGCCAATCATCAAAACAGTAAGGCTTTGCTGTTTGAAGGTTCTATATTCTAAGATTAGAGTATTTTATAGAATGATTCCTTAaaacaacacacacacatatatatatatatatatatatataaaatcgtTGATGTTTTTTTCACCATACATAATACTCATTGACaatattctctttctttctttttcatcatTGCCGGCTATATATCacttaataaattaaataaagcaTGCATGTACGACAATGCATAGAATAGAGAGAATTAATTGATCAGccaattttaaatatataattggaaCATAGGGCTTCACTGCTTTTAGGTTCCATATTCTAAGAGTACTGTAGTACTTGATAgaataaaattccaaaaacatcaatttatttatatatatatatctatatattgacattcgtttttctttcttttcttttcttttgcttaatCTCATCGACATTCCAAGTTCCAAAGAATATATGCAATCTTTAATATCATTGACTAAGAACTTAGTAAAGAGAGCACGACATGACATAAAGACAATAGAGATCGATGAAGAGACACGGAGAATTTGATCAGCTAATTCTAAATAATTGGAACATGAGGCTTTACTGTTTTAAGGTTCCATATTCTAATTAATAACGTGGTACTTTGTACAGCAAAACCCTAAATAATTAAGAACAATCACAGTTTTGTCTATACACTGTAGATATATAGGAAGCTAATGAACAAAAGATTCTTCTGACCGATGTAGCAACTCTAAATTAggacagtatttttttttttttttttgcacactATAGTTATATTTGTTTAGGTGTaaaatgtttattattattttttcggGGATAATTAGTGCATGCAAAAAATATTGGTtcacaattaattatataacttATAAATATTCCAAAACAAATTTGACACTGTTGGGAGAAAATGACTTATGCTCCTCAAAAAATGTAAGAATCCCCGTATCCACATTGCAATGTCTCCACTCTATTGCAAACCCTAATTACCCTCTTCAAGATGCCCCTTCTCTCCCtacaaaacccagaaaaaaacaaaaaagaaaaaaggaaaagaaaaggagaatgaAGCTGCTAATTGAATACCAAGGAGAAATCCTTTAGGAATCAAAGAGGTTATTGATGGACAAATCCGGGGATTCTTAGTGGACGGTGAAATCTGAAAACCACCCTCACCCAATAGAAAACGGAAATCATGAGTACATTATGAAGAACCAAATGAATTAAGCACTGGCAACAAGCCAATATATGCTTCCATTTGGTCAACTGTACTTCCCTCTATATATTCCTACCTGGGAAGAACAGAAGAGAAAATGCAGTCAGTGATGATGCACATCAGTTGAATCTCTAGAGATGCAGTtctaactattttttttcttggttgaaTATTAGGGTTGTCCCCACCCCCGCCAATAAAATAGCGCTAATTGCTAAAGAAGATAAAGCAAATGCGCTCCTACTCAGGCCATGTTTAGAGGCACAACACGACTCCCACCCAAATTTGGGTAAAAGAGAAAACTCcggtaatgtttttttttttttactgaagaAAATGTTTGATTGGGCAAATCTCATGTGTTTTTTAAGTGTATGGATGATTAAGAATAAGGAGGATCCGAGTGGTGTGGCAACAGCATTAATTCTTCAAGGCTTATTATAGTTTATATATACATTCTGTGCTCAGATATAGCtaacatatatatgatcaataCGATATAcctaataatattataatacgTTGGTTTACAATACCTGGGATTTTGACTTGTTGCTTCACACTTCTGTGTCTTTTCGACCTAAATCAACGGCCCAAACTGAGGGCTGCTTCAACGTCTAACCTCCATGCAAATCCTCCACCGTCCATCCTCCACACATCACAAGGCACTATCTGCGACCACTTATCCTTTCCCAACCTGTACTGCAGCTTTACCTGGCAACTAAAGGCCGTGTACGAGTACGGCAACTTCTCTTTTGCCACCAACCACACCGTTATTATCTCCCGTGACTGCCCGTCATTTTGCTGCCTCACCATCCTCTTAAAAGCCCCGTTCACCCACAACACCCTATTCGAGCCGTCCGATACGAACCCGGGACACGTGTCTTGCTCCAGATTACTCATCCTCTCCACGTCCGTACTCCCTAGCGCTGGCAGTGGCACACCCATGCAGGTGTCTGTCACGCTCTCTACTGTCACCCACGTCTCCACTGCGCTCATCATCATCGGACGCGTCTCCACCGTCCGATCCCCGTCCTTGCATACACCCTTATCGAAGTTCAACCACATGGGTGCGTCCCCATTTTCCTGGCTATCCTTTCTTGTCACCGTACGGTCGAAGTTACACCGAGATGCACTCTCCGGCGACTCATTTCGTTCACTTTTCTCAGGCAAAAGCTGCAGAGTCTCCACCCTCTTCTCCAACCCATCCTTcttttctatcatttctttcgTTTCCTCCtcagcttttcttttctttcgcTTATACCCACTATTCTTCCGAACCCTAAC
This window of the Corylus avellana chromosome ca5, CavTom2PMs-1.0 genome carries:
- the LOC132182659 gene encoding uncharacterized protein LOC132182659, with amino-acid sequence MESGDRSSMTRCGGGVQDKAIMNRMMLRFRPIAPKPAAGGSGSGGSAVDSKNAFVTKGRAKRKYVRVRKNSGYKRKKRKAEEETKEMIEKKDGLEKRVETLQLLPEKSERNESPESASRCNFDRTVTRKDSQENGDAPMWLNFDKGVCKDGDRTVETRPMMMSAVETWVTVESVTDTCMGVPLPALGSTDVERMSNLEQDTCPGFVSDGSNRVLWVNGAFKRMVRQQNDGQSREIITVWLVAKEKLPYSYTAFSCQVKLQYRLGKDKWSQIVPCDVWRMDGGGFAWRLDVEAALSLGR